Within Candidatus Beckwithbacteria bacterium, the genomic segment AAGTTTTAACCAAAAAACTGTACCAGTACCATGGCGTTCCTACCACTAAGTTTATGTATTTTTATCAAACTAACTGGGAGCAAAATCAAAAACAAATTTTGGCTGATTGTAAAAAAAGTCTGAGCTGGCCATTAGTCGTCAAACCGGCACGACTTGGCTCGTCCATTGCAGTTACTAAAGTCGCTACTCAAGATGAGTTAATTCAGGCAATTGAAGTGGCGCTCCACTATGAAACTAAAGTGCTGGTTGAAGAATGTGTAGAAAATTTGATGGATATTACTTGTGCAGTTTTGGGCAATGACAATCCTAAAGCTTCGTTACTGCAAGAATCTTCAATTTCCCAAGATCTTTTAAGTTATGAAGATAAATATTTAAAAGAAGGCGGCACTCAGCTGGGCAAAGCTGCTCTTGGTATTCAAATTCCAGCCAACTTACCAGCCGCTTTAACTAAAGAAATTCAGGAAACAGCCAAATTGATTTATAGTTTGTTTGAATGCGCTGGTACAACCCGTGTCGATTTTTTGTATAATCAAAAAACTAAAAAGTTTTTTGCCAATGAAATTAATACCTTACCTGGTACTTTATACCATCACCTGTGGCAAAGAAGTGGAATAGAGCTAGATGAACTACTGGAAACTTTGATTAAACTAGCTCAGGAAAAACACACTCAGAAACAAGTAACCACAAAAGTTTTTGAATCTTCAG encodes:
- a CDS encoding D-alanine--D-alanine ligase, which codes for MTIGVFFGGQSPEHDISIITGQLVIAGLKKLGHQVISVYISKQGEWLVDDKLGNLKTFQNPDKLDSKFFTQYAPFFNPTSKKLELIKKGMFGKSITLDVAFPTFHGQNGEDGTIQGLFELANVPYVGCGVTASALSVDKVLTKKLYQYHGVPTTKFMYFYQTNWEQNQKQILADCKKSLSWPLVVKPARLGSSIAVTKVATQDELIQAIEVALHYETKVLVEECVENLMDITCAVLGNDNPKASLLQESSISQDLLSYEDKYLKEGGTQLGKAALGIQIPANLPAALTKEIQETAKLIYSLFECAGTTRVDFLYNQKTKKFFANEINTLPGTLYHHLWQRSGIELDELLETLIKLAQEKHTQKQVTTKVFESSVLQKATSAKLQIK